GCGCCGGCGAGGCGGCGGCGCTCAGCGCCTTCGTCCGCTGCCGCTTCTCGATGAGCCGGATGGCGGAGGACGGGCTCGCCGGCTACGCCGCCGCGCGGGGCTGACCCGCCGTCCCGGTCCCGCCGATTTTCCACAAACCCGTCATGGTCCTTTTAAGCCTTCGCTCAGGGCTTGGCGGCAGGATACCGATCCTAACCCCCGGTCGATGCGGGACTTTCTCCGCCTCGACCGAGACCGGAACCGTGCCATGAGTGCGTTCGACGTCCGCGACATCCTCAAGACCGTGGCGGCCGACCAGGCCGGGCCCCTGGGCCGCCTGGGCCAAGAGCGCGAGGCCGTGCGCGAGGCCGTGCGCGAGGCCGTGCGCGAGGCCGTGCCCCCCGCCGAGACGGTGGCGCCGGTGCGGCCGAACCCCGTCCTCTCGCCGGTGGTCTTCACCGGCTGCGTACGGGCCCTCGAATTCGTCCTGGTGGCTTTGGCCGGCCTCTGCGCCCAGCGCGGGCTGCTCGCCGGCGTGGTGCCGCTCAACCTCGGCTATGGGGCGGCGATCCTCGGGCTTGCCGCCCTCAACGTGCTGGTGCTGCAGGCGCTCGGCGCCTACGGCATCCGGGCGTTCCGGGCCTTCTTCAGCGTCGGCGCCCGGGTCGTGCTCGGCTGGTCGCTGGTGATGCTGCTCGCCGCGACCGCCCTGTTCCTCGCCAAGCTCGGCGACAACTACTCGCGGCTGTGGCTGGTGAGCGTCTATGGCGGCGGCCTGGCGCTGCTGCTCGTCGAGCGCCTCGCTCTCGCCCTGGCGGTGAGCGCGCAGATGCGCCGCGGCCGCTTCGACCGGCGCGTGGCCATCGTGGGCGGGGGCGAGCCGGCCGAGGCGCTGATCCGGGCGATCGAGGCGCAGGGCGATTCCGGCCTCAAGGTGGTCGGCCTGTTCGACGACCGCAACGACGGCCGCTCGGCCGACGTGGTGGCCGGCTACCCGAAGCTCGGCACCGTCAGCGACCTCGTCACCTTCGCCCGCCGCACCAAGGTCGACCTGATCGTCTTCACCCTGCCGATCTCGGCCGAGGCGCGCATCCTGCAGATGCTCGCCAAGCTCTGGGTGCTGCCGGTCGATATCCGCCTGTCGGCCCACGCCTCGAAGCTGCGGTTGCGGCCGCGCAGCTACTCCTATCTCGGCTCGGTGCCGGTGCT
This sequence is a window from Methylobacterium sp. SyP6R. Protein-coding genes within it:
- a CDS encoding undecaprenyl-phosphate glucose phosphotransferase translates to MSAFDVRDILKTVAADQAGPLGRLGQEREAVREAVREAVREAVPPAETVAPVRPNPVLSPVVFTGCVRALEFVLVALAGLCAQRGLLAGVVPLNLGYGAAILGLAALNVLVLQALGAYGIRAFRAFFSVGARVVLGWSLVMLLAATALFLAKLGDNYSRLWLVSVYGGGLALLLVERLALALAVSAQMRRGRFDRRVAIVGGGEPAEALIRAIEAQGDSGLKVVGLFDDRNDGRSADVVAGYPKLGTVSDLVTFARRTKVDLIVFTLPISAEARILQMLAKLWVLPVDIRLSAHASKLRLRPRSYSYLGSVPVLDVFDRPIADWDVVVKGVFDRVVGAVLLLLLSPVMLAVGLAVKLTSPGPVFFRQKRHGFNNEVIDVYKFRSMYTDQCDYTAAKVVTKGDPRVTPVGRFIRKSSLDELPQLLNVVKGDLSLVGPRPHALQAKAANTLYDQVVDGYFARHKVKPGITGWAQINGWRGETDTSEKIQRRVEHDLYYIENWSVFFDLQILAMTPLALFKTENAY